The Flammeovirga agarivorans genomic sequence TGTCTTTTTGATGTATTCTATGATCGATCAATTCACTATCATCTGGACCATGTTTGATTTTCTTATTCAATAGGTAAATAAATAAGGCAAACAATAATGTATAGATGAAGGTAAACATGATCAATGAAAACAATACTTGTTCTGCTCTAACAGACCTTGATAAGGCATCTGAAGTTCTCAATAAACCATAAACCACCCATGGTTGACGCCCCATTTCGGCTGCAAACCAACCAAATTGATTCGCTAATTGAGGTAAGATCACTGCAAAAACAAAAATCCATAAGAGCCATTTATGATTGTATAATTGATTCTTCCATAGTAAAAAGGAGCCTATTAAGGACAATCCTATGAGCATCATTCCAATGCCTACCATCAGATGATAAAATTGAAATATGGCATTTATCTGTGTCGGTTGATCATTTTCATCAAAAGCATCAAGACCTTTCACTCGGGTATCAAAGTTTTGATACAACAGGAAAGACAACCCTCCTGGCACTTTAATACCATAGACTTCTTTACTTTCTTGATCTACCCAACCAAATAAATACAAATCAGCGGGGTCCTCAGAATGATAATGTCCTTCGAATGCGGCTAATTTTGCGGGTTGATTTTCTGCAACTCCGTCAGCAGAAAGGTGCCCCAAGAATAATTGAACTAAGGAGAAAACAGTAGCAGCTGCAAGGCCAATTTTTATACCTAGTTTAGAAATCTCTTCGTGTCTATCTCTTACTAAGTAATAGGCATGTACACTTATAAATAAGAATGCTCCAGCTAAAAAAGCTCCGACCCACACATGAAGAATACGTTCAACACTAGAAGGGTTAAATACCATTGCCCAGAAGTCAGTGATTTCTGCTCTAGCTTCCATACCTTCTCCAACTATATGATAACCAGCAGGTGTTTGCTGCCAACTATTTGCGACCACAATCCAAATGGCAGAGAACATAGAACCAAGAAAAACACCCACTGTGGCGAAAAAGTGAGTGATAGGTTTTACTTTATTCCAACCAAAAAGTAATATTCCAAGGAAGCTACTTTCTAAAGCAAAAGCGAAAATACCTTCGGCAGCAAGTGCAGAACCGAAAATATCACCTACATACCTAGAATAGGTGGCCCAGTTTGTCCCAAACTCAAACTCCATAACGATACCGGTAGCTACACCAATACCAAAAGTAAGTGCAAATATTTTGGTCCAAAATCTAGTGAGAATTTCATAATTTTTGATTCCTGTTTTTAGGAACATGCCTTCTGAGATGACCAGCATCAAACCGATACCTATACTCAATGGGGGATAGATATAATGAAAGGATACTGTAAAGGCGAATTGAATACGAGATAATATTTCTACATCCATAATTGGTTTGGAGCGTAGTTATAGTTAAATAGATTATTTTATAAAGTTAAATTCAAAAATCTAACATACAAAAGACTATTTGTAGATTGTTATTGTTTCTTGTTTAATCATTATTCTTTGATGAATAAATGCTGTTTATATAAGTGATTTTTTGAAATGTATTACAACATTAATATCATGAACTAAGATTAGTTATCTTGCAGCATTAACCTAGCACATATGGATCGATTTAAATATATAATCACTTTAGTTTTTTTCTGTATTCCTATACTATGTTGGTCTAATGATGAATTAGAGGATCTATTTCTTCAATTGGATGAAATTATTCAGCAGATCCCTAGTTTAGATCAGAAAAAGGAAGAAAAAATTAAGAGCTTAAAAGAGGCATTAGCGCTTAACGAGAATTCATTGAAAGAAAAGTACTTTCTAGCAGAAGAACTCTTTTTGGCATATGAGTTTTATAAATTTAAAGAGGCGATACACTATGCTTTCCTTCAAAGAAAATTGGCAAGAGAATTAAATGATCAAGATTTAATAAATAGAAGTAATCTTAATCTATCAATCCTACTTATCAATTCAGGAAGCTACGAAGAACCTGCCACAATTATGCAAAAGATCGACCGACAATCACTTAATGATGATCGATGGAAACAGTATTATGAGACGCAAAAAACATTATACAATCAATTATTTGCTTACACTCCAACCATAGAACTAAAAGAGGTCTACTTGAAAAAGTACCTTAGTTATTGTGATACCTTATTGAACCTTGTCTCTGAGAATTCAGATAGCTATTTAGATATTAAAGAGACTTTTGCTTTAGATAAAAGAAATCTATTAGATGCTAGAAAAATAAGTTCACTCCGTTTATCGAGAACTAGTATAGGAGAGAGGGTTTACTCAAAAGCTGCCTACATGCGGTCGC encodes the following:
- a CDS encoding cytochrome ubiquinol oxidase subunit I, which encodes MDVEILSRIQFAFTVSFHYIYPPLSIGIGLMLVISEGMFLKTGIKNYEILTRFWTKIFALTFGIGVATGIVMEFEFGTNWATYSRYVGDIFGSALAAEGIFAFALESSFLGILLFGWNKVKPITHFFATVGVFLGSMFSAIWIVVANSWQQTPAGYHIVGEGMEARAEITDFWAMVFNPSSVERILHVWVGAFLAGAFLFISVHAYYLVRDRHEEISKLGIKIGLAAATVFSLVQLFLGHLSADGVAENQPAKLAAFEGHYHSEDPADLYLFGWVDQESKEVYGIKVPGGLSFLLYQNFDTRVKGLDAFDENDQPTQINAIFQFYHLMVGIGMMLIGLSLIGSFLLWKNQLYNHKWLLWIFVFAVILPQLANQFGWFAAEMGRQPWVVYGLLRTSDALSRSVRAEQVLFSLIMFTFIYTLLFALFIYLLNKKIKHGPDDSELIDHRIHQKDINNFYSKD